In Oryza sativa Japonica Group chromosome 11, ASM3414082v1, the following are encoded in one genomic region:
- the LOC4349996 gene encoding uncharacterized protein, protein MEEFTFFPAATSPRRDHRLGLVGSPPPLLFAAVIEVDDGDDGEEEEKMDLLWEDFNEELARAPPVCPLSPLNIKGGGLTATTAMAKDDGGGGEKQARRMYSGSVVRRRRRWSLLLMLRLLKNLFLAKNTRNNPRTAPI, encoded by the coding sequence ATGGAGGAGTTCACCTTCTTCCCAGCAGCGACGTCGCCTCGCCGCGATCATCGGCTCGGCCTCGTCGGCTCGCCTCCACCGCTGCTGTTCGCCGCCGTCATCGAGGTCGACGACGGAGatgatggagaggaggaggagaagatggaCTTGCTGTGGGAGGACTTCAACGAGGAGCTGGCTCGCGCGCCGCCGGTGTGCCCTCTGAGCCCGCTCAACATCAAGGGCGGAGGgctgacggcgacgacggcgatggccaaggacgacggcggcggcggcgagaagcaGGCGAGGCGCATGTACTCCGGCAGcgtggtgcggcggcgccggagatggAGCCTGCTGCTGATGCTCAGGCTGCTCAAGAACCTCTTCTTGGCCAAGAACACGAGGAACAACCCAAGAACTGCACCCATCTGA